From the genome of Pleuronectes platessa chromosome 12, fPlePla1.1, whole genome shotgun sequence:
TACGGACCAATTTGTACACTATGGTGTGGTTTTATTGATTAAGCTACTCATTTGTTAGATTAGCTTGACCTAATCAAGCTACTACAAGGTAATGCTGCTTACACCAATAATATTGATCGAGTTCTGCATATGAgtatttttgctttaattaCCTTGAGTAAATTTGGGTTTCCTTAGTAAAATTATGAATATACTTTTTTCTGTAACTGAGTATTTTTAGTATTGCTACTCTGCTACTAAAGTAAATAATGATCTTTACAAAACTACCCAAGCTCTGCTAGGTTGTTCGGGGCCATTTCCAAGTCTACATTTTAGAATGGAATCACATCTTTATGTCTGGTGCAGTTGTTCTGAAAATCCAAACTGGTCCTCCTGCAGGATTTCTTCATATTTGCAGCACATCGAGTAGACAAGACGTTTCATTCGATAATTGAAAGATTAATCGACAGGTTAATCGGTAAAGAAAAATATAGTTCCTCCTGTTTGTGGTCTATAACACATTTAACAGTGCGTTGCTCCTTaaggcagaaagaaagaaacaaaaaggaaaagactttaacatttgttttcaacatttcagtgGAAGTTTTGCACCGATCTTTAgtctttaatataaaatatctaCAAATGGTTCAAAACAAAGTACTAATATAAAAGCAAATAACCGATTGTATAATTTGATACCATATGAATGGATTTGTTGTTTCCCCTTGAATCTTTGCCGAACTCAGTCAAGTTGCACAGAGAGTCAGTCACGTCCGGCCTCAGATGTCACTCTGGACACGTGGCTTTATGTTGCTGTTTGTCTTATTCAGAAAGGAATTGTTTCTTAAACGGCTGTTTTACAGAATGAAGTAGATATTCCTCCGTGATCTCTGTACTTTGCTTTATTCAttttactctctgccttcacacGCCTTCGGgcctgctgcagagaaacactcAGCATGACACTGCCACAGTGATATTGCCTGATCAGCTTGTAAAGTTGCAGCAGGCCTTAAGGTAGCCAGCTACACAAGTGTATATCTCTCCTGCTCAAGGCAGATTTACAACAGTGCTATTTGATTTACGTATTTCAAGGGATATTCACTTCCCCGGAAATTATTCCCACAGCTGATATTTTCATTCCCTGTCATGTAACGGTGGAGTATTCGTTTGAAAATACACACTCTAGCCATACAGATAGAGGAATTCAAATATCCTCATACACACGTGACCTCCTTTGAGGTTAATTATGTGACATCCAAAAACAATCAGCTACACTGGTGATTATTTGAATTTGTAAAGAGTGGATGGCTGTgaatttattcaaaatgttgttGTTATATCTTAATATAAcagattttatttgtgtattttattttaagtttagtAAGGACTTTTGTGTCtgtgaacaataacaataaactcaCTTTTTCTGTATTGGAAAACAAAAGTTGGCAAAACTGCATTTGAATAGTTTGATGTATTATCAGTAAGTctttataaataattaatgattaAAAAATGGGTGGGAACACCTCGTTGCTTGAGCTTTTATCCTGGTTGATGATTATTGTTTGTATCTTTTGTGAGGTCACCGTGGTGGTTGACTGAACCGCTGCTTCATGCTTcttaaaagaacaacaacaatgttAAGTGTCACACTTTAAATTGTCTATATGTTTTAAGTTGATGGAGAGACATACGAGCTCGttccccagcagcagcctgacTCCTGCTGGGGAACGCGGTTGTTTCAGGTGGAGGCTCCCTGACATTTGAATCAGCTCGTGGGAAACAGGTGCGCGTGTACTCGGTGTGTTTCAACCGCGCGTTGGACGTGGAGCCGGTCACTCGGAGAGAAACAACCGGGactctcctccgcctccttcttctccttcactcGAAGAAACAACTCGCTGAGCTTTGAGATGTTCGTCTTGTTTTCGCTTCTTCCGGTCGCGTCCTCCCCGctcagcctcacgcgctgccgGTGAACGGGAGCCAGGTTTTGGCGGCGGCGCAGTTCGCTGTGTTCGAATTCAACACAGTCAACGCAGAGCAACAGTTCGAAGTCTTGAACGTCACATCGGCCAATATCCACGTAAGACCTCTCCCCGTTAGCATCAAGCTAATCATATATTTAAAACCCTTTATAAATAAAAGCGTGTAACACGTCTTGCTCGTGCCCCGCAGCTGGTCGCGGGTCTAGACTACATCCTGGAAGTGCAGCTGGGAAGCACGACGTGCACGAAAAGCCACCGTCCGACCCTCGGAGAACCACGTGATCTGTCCTCCTTCAAGGCAAGTTCAACATTTCAGCAGGTGCCCGACTCAAGGAGCTCACACGAGCCTCCTCCCACAGTTGTGCATATTCTCTGTCccagtgctttttttttatcatgtggAGTAATTAAAGGATTTTTCCCTTTTATATTGCAAAGACTTCAGTGCAAGTTTGTCGTCACTGAAATCCTGTGCAAAAATTCCCATGAACTCACTAAGAAGTGTTGCCTGCATGATGCCTGATGTTGTTGCCAAGCAAACGGTTGTTATTGAGCTGTGTCCGATATTGTTGTTCATCTCAAATTTCAGGCGCCATGCCTCTCCTTACACCCTGAATTTATAATGACATGTTCACAAAACCGGTGATTTCCATTGGCTCCCATCTCTGCCACTTGCTCTAACACTGAGTTGAATAAGTTCAGTGACCTGCACGCACTCGGCTTTGTTTAGGGCGAAAAATGGCATAATTATTCCAGTGAGTGACCAGGGCAGCTTTACTGTGCCtcatctctcagtgtgtgtcctggcAGCTGTAAGGCTCCGGTTGCGTGTCAAGCTCGGTCAGACACATGGCCGCTAAACGGAGACGAGGCTACACACCTCAACTCTGCCACGGCGGCCTCCAGAAGGGCTCTTGTATGGAGGATTACAGGCATTTTCAGATTACTGCTCAGCAAGACCAAACGGTCTGCGGCTCTGACCCCCTTTCTAACCGGGAGAAATAAACAGCTCACTGATGTGCcaataaagggggggggggggggggtgtaaaatATTGTACAGgggatgtgtttatgtgtttgggGAAAGGGTGAGGGCGTATGGGTGCTTCCCTAACT
Proteins encoded in this window:
- the LOC128453838 gene encoding cystatin-C-like, whose amino-acid sequence is MDVRLVFASSGRVLPAQPHALPVNGSQVLAAAQFAVFEFNTVNAEQQFEVLNVTSANIHLVAGLDYILEVQLGSTTCTKSHRPTLGEPRDLSSFKCKFVVTEILCKNSHELTKKCCLHDA